The Chryseolinea soli nucleotide sequence CAGAGCTCCGGCGGTTCGGTTCGGAGCCGAATCAGTTCACCTCCGGAACACGATGACTGCCATAACTTCAGTTCGGAGCCTGACACTATCTGCACTAACGATTTGAGGAGCAGTCGACCTGCATCACAGTCTGAAGACTGTGGGGATAATCGGCACAAGTGTGAACACTTGCCCCAGTTCAGAAAATTTGCTGCAGCACGTAAACAATGGCGGAAAACCCCAGCAAAATGGCACATACCATGAGGTCGCCTTTGAGGGCGGCTATGAAACCGCGGATCAGTGTTCTCATCATATCTCAATATACGAATTTTGGCGGTAGGCCGTGATATCCAAAAAACCACCCCAAGTTCCTATTTTTGGGGTTTTAATGACCCAGAAAATCTTTTATAGCCGAACTTGCGCAAACTTTCCATTGTTAGCAACCGTATTGGTACTGAACATTTCCCTATACTTTTCGCATCCCCATGAAGATACTGTTACGCTATTTGAAGAACCATAAGTGGCTCATTGCCCTGGCCCTGTTTCTCGCCGCCACCAGCCAGGTTTTTTCGCTGTTGGACCCGCATATTACGGGAAAGATCGTCGACAATTTTATTGAAAAGAAAAGCGTCCTGTCACGGGCGGATTTTCTAAAAGGCATTCTCTACCTGGTGGGTCTGGGCATTGGGGCGGCCATGGTGTCGCGGATTGCCAAGAACCTGCAGGATTATTTTACCAGCATCGTGGTCCAGAAACTGGGGGCCAAAATGTATGCCGACGGGCTCAAACATTCGCTGGAACTCCCCTACCAGACGTTCGAAGATCAGCGCAGCGGTGAAACGCTGGGGATCCTCCAGAAAGTGAGAACCGATTCGGAGAAATTTATCACGCAATTTATCAGCGTGCTCTTTGCCAGCATCGTGGGGTTGATCTTTGTGACGATCTACTCGCTTTCGGTGAGCTTTAAAGTGACGCTGGTGTATTTTGCTTCCGTGCCCATCATCGCGCTCACCAGCTGGTTGCTGAGCCGCAAGATCAAGGTCGTTCAGAAAAGCATTGTTAAAGAAACCACGGCGCTGGCGGGTTCCACCACGGAATCGCTGCGCAACATCGAGTTGGTGAAAAGCCTAGGGCTGGCCAACCAGGAAATCGAGCGGCTCAATAACACGACCTATAAAATTCTCGGCCTGGAATTGAAGAAGGTGAAATATGTGCGGGGCATGAGTTTCCTCCAGGGCACTACCGTGAACTTTATCCGCAGCGTGATGGTGGTCATTCTCTTGTTGCTCATCTTCGACAACGACATCTCGGCCGGCAAGTACTTTACATTCCTTTTCTACTCCTTCTTTCTCTTTGGACCTTTGCAAGAATTGGGCAACGTGATCATCGCCTATCGCGAAGCCGAAGTTTCGCTTTTAAATTTCGACCGCATCCTCAATCTCCCCAAGGAAGCCAAGCCCAAGAATCCCGAAACCGTGGGCCAGGTAACGACGCTGAGCTTTAACGATGTGGGCTTCAAACATCAATCGGCGAGTACACCTGCGTTGAACAATGTTTCGTTTTCCGTACGGAGCGGTCAGACCATCGCTTTTGTAGGGCCATCCGGATCGGGGAAGACAACGTTGGTGAAATTGTTGGTGGGTTTGTATCCACCAAAAGAAGGAACCATCCTATACAACGACATCCCCAGCACGCATATCGATCTGAATGAACTGCGTGAGAAAATCGGGTTCGTCACGCAGGACACGCAACTGTTCTCTGGAACGATTCGCGAAAATTTATTATTCGTACGCCCCGAAGCAACCGACGAGGAATGTTTGGCGGTGTTGCAGAAGGCGGCGTGTCAATCGCTCCTGGCGCGGGCTGACAAAGGATTGGACACGGTGATCGGGGAAGGTGGAGTAAAAGTTTCCGGAGGTGAAAAGCAGCGGCTTTCGATTGCACGGGCGTTGCTGCGTCAGCCGGATATTTTGGTTTTTGATGAGGCTACTTCTTCGTTGGATTCATTGACCGAAGAGGAAATCACGGAAACCATCCGGGAAGTTTCTGAGATCAAGGATCAGATCACGATCCTGATTGCTCACCGGTTGTCGACCATTATGCATGCGGATGAGATCTTTGTGCTGGAACGGGGACATATTATTGAGTCCGGTAAGCATGAAGAGTTGCTGAGTGAGAAGGGGCTTTACTATGCGATGTGGCGGCAGCAGATTGGGGAGAAGGTTACGGTGGATGCCTGAGGTTTTGTGACCGTCTGAAACCTGATGACTGTCTACATAATCGATACAGGTGGGAACACCTACACCAGCAGCATATTTGGTATATTGTAGTATCAATAAAAACCCACCAAATATGATTTCCATTAACCAATCCGTCGATCGCCGGAAATTTCTCCAGTCAACAGCGCTGTTTACTTCCGGAGCGCTCGGGCTAACCGTCTTACCGGCACCCGTTGTCGCAGATGCCGGGACATCAACTGAAGACATGTCGAACATCATCGGTCCTATGGCCGGCTATGCGCCCCAGGTAGGCACCCTGGTATCTATGATGACCTGGATGCGGAATATGATACTTTTTCCCGTCGTCGGGCTTACGGTAGAACAGTTGGATTATGTGCACGATCCGAAGGCCAACTCGATCGGCGCCATGCTCCTGCACCTGGCGGCGACGGAACGCTTTTATCAGCTGCATACATTTGAGAACAAGAAGTGGGGCGACTGGCCGGAAGCCGATGTGAAACGGTTTTCAGTGGCCAGCGAGCTGGGCGACGAAGGCCGCAAGCTCATCAAAGGAAATCCGCTGACGTATTATCTCAGTACGCTCGAAGAAGTCAGAAGCAACACGCTGTCGGAGTTCAAGAAACGCGACGATGCCTGGCTGATGAGTGTCGACAAAGAATGGTTTTGGGGGCCAACCAATAACTACTGCAAGTGGTTTCACGTCTGCGAACATGAATCCAATCACAACGGCCAGATCAAATGGCTCAAGAGCCGGTTGCCCGGGGCCAAGGCTGGCAAGGATTGATCATTCAAAACAGCAGCGCACTCTATTTGCCATCTTATTTTGGCACATACGGTCCACCCGTTTCTCCCCACCCCCACTTGGGCATGGGCTCGTGTTCCTGTATTGGATTTTCAGTTGTCTTGGAATTAAGAACAGCCAAGCGACTACCCCATTCCAGATAGCCCACGAGTGACGACCGGAATTCGGGATCGTCAGGCAGGCCTACTTCGTCGGCTGTTTCCAAGAGGAGTGCGATCCAGCGTTTTCTTTTTATGTCGTCGAGTTGTTTGCCGATGTGGTGAGCGACCATGTTGGCATGGCTGCCGTGGTCGCCTTCGGTGTAGGCTTTGGGGCCGCCAAAAACTTCGGCCACAAAGTGAGCCACGTGCTTGGAATGTTCGGGCGACATGTTGGCAAAGACAGGACCGAGCAGGTCGTCTTTCAATACTTTTTTATAGAAGGCATCGAAGAGTTTTTCGAAGGCACTTTGTCCTCCGGCCCATTGGAAGAGGGTTGGGATGTTGGCGTTGTTGGTCATGAGATAGTCAACGGAATGGGCGGGGGTTTTGTTTGGGTACGATCACGTTTTTGCTCTTGTTCAATCTCCCCCATCGTCGGTAATGATCAGAAAGTCATTCACTTTACGGATACTGTAAAGCTGGACTTCAAACTTAAATGATAAATAGGTGGGCTCCCGGCCTTGCTCGCCCTCTGCGCGAATGACTGGTCTCTCCGTTTCTATATATTCATCTTTAAAATAACTTTCGAGGCCGCCCACATAACTCAAAAAAACAAAAGCTTCCGTCATTGAAAAATCGGGTATCATCATGACCGTGCTCCAACAGCATATGACGTAACTCCTCGAATAGGTGATACCATTGTTGTACACATACTCCAATTGAAAGGGTTCGTTTTGTTGTTGATCCTTCAGGGTTTTCATTAAGCCAAACGCTCGCGCAAAATAATCCGGAAGGAATTCGCGCCGGCCGCTGCTTAATGTTTTCAAGGGTGGGAATTTCAACAGGTAGGCGTCAAACACATACCCTCTCAGGTTCTGAAAACCAATTTCAACATACGCCCCCCATACCATCACAGGCGGATTCTCCCGGCCGTCAGTAGTCGACGTGGGCAAGGCCTGGATAGGGATCTTTGCATACTCATCGTCCTGGAACATCACCACCCGGTCGCCGTAACTCAGGGCACCGATCACTTTGCCGGCTTTGTCGCGTACCTGCAATTTTTTGAGGGTCCATACATAAAGCGAGTCGCCTGTCTTATAGCGAGGCGCGGCCTGGACATGTGTGATAGAAAGACCGATAAAAACGAATAGCCAAATTCTCATAACGATTGGAGCCGGTGTCAAGCTGACCAAACTTCAAGGTAGCGATTTTCGATAATCGCGTTTTAGGAGCCTGTCTATTTATTTATACGGGCAACGTTGTTTCAGGCGTTTTGTTACACCGGTTTCTAAGACCTGGGGTGATTTTTTTAAACCTTCTACGCTCCTGCTCAGCTTCATTTTAACTTCCTAACAACTTTTTTTTGCTTTGGGTCATCTTTTTTATGGAAGCCGCATACTTTTTGCATCTTCTATTCGTGACTTTTTTCACGATCCCACATTCTGAATAAAATGCAAAGCCTATGAAAAAGTATCTGCTGTTGATGCTGGTGGTATCCCATCTCGGCTATGGTCAGATGACCGAATTCGAGACCTATGACAATGGTCTTATCTATAGTGAAAGCACGATGCAGCGTTTAGGCACCATTGTCGATTCGCTTAATCTCAAGTTCAAGTCGTGCGATCTCTCGCATCCATACTATTCACTTTCGCAGGGACCGGGGCGCTTTGTGAAAGTCCCCTCGGAAGAGGCTCGGAAGGCTATTGAACAAGGAA carries:
- a CDS encoding ABC transporter ATP-binding protein, with the translated sequence MKILLRYLKNHKWLIALALFLAATSQVFSLLDPHITGKIVDNFIEKKSVLSRADFLKGILYLVGLGIGAAMVSRIAKNLQDYFTSIVVQKLGAKMYADGLKHSLELPYQTFEDQRSGETLGILQKVRTDSEKFITQFISVLFASIVGLIFVTIYSLSVSFKVTLVYFASVPIIALTSWLLSRKIKVVQKSIVKETTALAGSTTESLRNIELVKSLGLANQEIERLNNTTYKILGLELKKVKYVRGMSFLQGTTVNFIRSVMVVILLLLIFDNDISAGKYFTFLFYSFFLFGPLQELGNVIIAYREAEVSLLNFDRILNLPKEAKPKNPETVGQVTTLSFNDVGFKHQSASTPALNNVSFSVRSGQTIAFVGPSGSGKTTLVKLLVGLYPPKEGTILYNDIPSTHIDLNELREKIGFVTQDTQLFSGTIRENLLFVRPEATDEECLAVLQKAACQSLLARADKGLDTVIGEGGVKVSGGEKQRLSIARALLRQPDILVFDEATSSLDSLTEEEITETIREVSEIKDQITILIAHRLSTIMHADEIFVLERGHIIESGKHEELLSEKGLYYAMWRQQIGEKVTVDA
- a CDS encoding DinB family protein, with protein sequence MISINQSVDRRKFLQSTALFTSGALGLTVLPAPVVADAGTSTEDMSNIIGPMAGYAPQVGTLVSMMTWMRNMILFPVVGLTVEQLDYVHDPKANSIGAMLLHLAATERFYQLHTFENKKWGDWPEADVKRFSVASELGDEGRKLIKGNPLTYYLSTLEEVRSNTLSEFKKRDDAWLMSVDKEWFWGPTNNYCKWFHVCEHESNHNGQIKWLKSRLPGAKAGKD
- a CDS encoding group II truncated hemoglobin; translation: MTNNANIPTLFQWAGGQSAFEKLFDAFYKKVLKDDLLGPVFANMSPEHSKHVAHFVAEVFGGPKAYTEGDHGSHANMVAHHIGKQLDDIKRKRWIALLLETADEVGLPDDPEFRSSLVGYLEWGSRLAVLNSKTTENPIQEHEPMPKWGWGETGGPYVPK